From the Bombus affinis isolate iyBomAffi1 chromosome 4, iyBomAffi1.2, whole genome shotgun sequence genome, the window aaacgtAAATTAATTCAACAAAATGCAAAACTTTTTAACAAACAGaacaagaaatattttttgacACTTCAGGTCACATTAAAGGTGGTCCTGTGTATTTAAGGCTTCCAGAATAGAAATCTGGTGGACCTTCAATAACCACCAATTTAACTTCTTCCACTATATCTGAATCTGTACATAGCTTGGAACTACTAACAGTTCTGAAAAATGTACATGGTCTTGGACCTTTTCCAGAATCATCTACATCATATGGAGGACTAAGTATATCCAAAAATGCAGCGGGTCCTTCAATACATGTAATTTCATGTAAATTTTTGTCTCTTGGTGTAAGAGTACAAGCAGGTGAATTGCTATGTAATGATATTTGTTTATGTCTATATGCCATTACTTCTTTGTTTAATCTGATTGTATGATCCTCATTTGGCTTCAGAGTATAATTGTTTACTTGGACTAC encodes:
- the LOC126915640 gene encoding 2-aminoethanethiol dioxygenase, with protein sequence MTAAIKTLWKQALNTFEERSNVGFKLCQKNFDKLRYLMNKITAEDVNLNKQILDFIQVQHAPMWVIDIFENKDFAISIFILKHGFTMPIHDHPGMYGFLKVISGVVQVNNYTLKPNEDHTIRLNKEVMAYRHKQISLHSNSPACTLTPRDKNLHEITCIEGPAAFLDILSPPYDVDDSGKGPRPCTFFRTVSSSKLCTDSDIVEEVKLVVIEGPPDFYSGSLKYTGPPLM